One window from the genome of Streptomyces sp. WZ-12 encodes:
- a CDS encoding DUF5988 family protein encodes MASKAPKAVLQGGPEGINERIVEVDPGGGDLKVPYRGGYEHFRPTPRQWDTADGRLPVYEWWERTELPG; translated from the coding sequence ATGGCGAGCAAGGCACCCAAGGCAGTTCTCCAGGGCGGTCCCGAGGGGATCAACGAGCGGATCGTGGAAGTGGACCCCGGCGGGGGCGACCTGAAGGTCCCCTACCGCGGCGGCTACGAGCACTTCCGGCCGACGCCCCGGCAGTGGGACACCGCCGACGGGCGGCTGCCGGTCTACGAGTGGTGGGAGCGGACCGAACTCCCCGGATAG